One part of the Anaeromyxobacter sp. Fw109-5 genome encodes these proteins:
- the uvrB gene encoding excinuclease ABC subunit UvrB, whose amino-acid sequence MPFDLRSEFQPTGDQPRAIGELTAGLRRGDRHQVLLGVTGSGKTFTVANVVAELRRPTLVIAHNKTLAAQLYGEFKELFPSAAVHYFVSYYDYYQPEAYVPSTDTYIEKDSSINDEIDRMRHAATHALLTRNDVLIVASVSCIYGLGTAEAYFGLLQQIERGQEFVRDRFIRSLIDIQYERNDVDFHRGTFRVRGDTIEVFPPYEEDRAVRIEFFGDVVESIHEFDPLRGVTLAEVDKVAIFPNSHYVSAPETRKRAVDGVREELRERLGELKAANKLVEAQRLEQRTMFDLEMLEQMGFCPGIENYSRWLSGRKAGDPPPCLLDYFPKDFLVVVDESHQTIPQIGAMYRGDRSRKETLVEFGFRLPSALDNRPLRFEEFERLVHQGIYVSATPAEYELQKAQGVVVEQIIRPTGLTDPEVEVRPVGSQVDDLLGEVRKRAEAGERVLVTTLTKRMAEDLTEYFTDVGVRCRYLHSDIETLERSALIRDLRRGEFDVLIGINLLREGLDIPEVSLVAVLDADKEGFLRSEVSLIQTIGRAARNVNGRVILYADAVTASMRRALDETDRRREIQRAYNLEHGITPQTVKRNITDLHMAVVEADYVTVPMAAEDGAEYKPEQLPAIVAALEQEMKEAARALEFEKAAQLRDRILALKDLELGLPAKASGVKGLLGSGAFAGAAALGKLGGARRAQQRRRRR is encoded by the coding sequence GTGCCCTTCGACCTCCGGAGCGAGTTCCAGCCCACGGGCGACCAGCCGCGGGCCATCGGGGAGCTCACCGCCGGCCTCCGCCGCGGCGACCGTCACCAGGTGCTGCTCGGCGTCACCGGCTCGGGGAAGACCTTCACCGTCGCGAACGTGGTGGCCGAGCTGCGCCGGCCGACGCTCGTCATCGCGCACAACAAGACGCTGGCCGCGCAGCTGTACGGCGAGTTCAAGGAGCTCTTCCCCTCGGCGGCCGTCCACTACTTCGTCTCGTACTACGACTACTACCAGCCCGAGGCGTACGTCCCCTCGACCGACACGTACATCGAGAAGGACTCGTCCATCAACGACGAGATCGACCGGATGCGGCACGCGGCCACGCACGCGCTGCTCACCCGGAACGACGTGCTCATCGTCGCGTCGGTCTCCTGCATCTACGGCCTCGGCACGGCCGAGGCCTACTTCGGCCTGCTGCAGCAGATCGAGCGTGGGCAGGAGTTCGTGCGCGATCGCTTCATCCGCTCCCTCATCGACATCCAGTACGAGCGCAACGACGTGGACTTCCACCGCGGCACCTTCCGCGTGCGGGGCGACACCATCGAGGTGTTCCCTCCGTACGAGGAGGACCGCGCCGTCCGCATCGAGTTCTTCGGGGACGTGGTCGAGTCGATCCACGAGTTCGATCCGCTCCGGGGCGTGACGCTCGCCGAGGTCGACAAGGTCGCGATCTTCCCCAACAGCCACTACGTGTCGGCGCCGGAGACGCGCAAGCGCGCCGTCGACGGGGTCCGCGAGGAGCTGCGGGAGCGGCTCGGCGAGCTGAAGGCCGCGAACAAGCTGGTCGAGGCGCAGCGGCTCGAGCAGCGGACGATGTTCGACCTCGAGATGCTGGAGCAGATGGGCTTCTGCCCCGGCATCGAGAACTACTCGCGCTGGCTCTCCGGGCGGAAGGCCGGCGATCCCCCGCCGTGCCTGCTCGACTACTTCCCGAAGGACTTCCTCGTCGTCGTGGACGAGTCGCACCAGACCATCCCGCAGATCGGCGCGATGTACCGGGGCGATCGCTCGCGCAAGGAGACGCTGGTGGAGTTCGGGTTCCGCCTCCCGTCGGCGCTCGACAACCGGCCCCTCAGGTTCGAGGAGTTCGAGCGGCTCGTCCACCAGGGCATCTACGTCTCGGCCACGCCCGCCGAGTACGAGCTCCAGAAGGCGCAGGGGGTCGTCGTCGAGCAGATCATCCGCCCCACCGGGCTCACGGATCCGGAGGTCGAGGTCCGGCCCGTGGGCTCGCAGGTGGACGACCTGCTCGGCGAGGTGCGGAAGCGCGCCGAGGCCGGCGAGCGCGTCCTCGTCACCACGCTGACGAAGCGGATGGCGGAGGATCTCACGGAGTACTTCACGGACGTGGGGGTCCGCTGCCGCTACCTGCACTCGGACATCGAGACCCTCGAGCGCAGCGCGCTCATCCGCGACCTCCGCCGCGGGGAGTTCGACGTGCTCATCGGCATCAACCTGCTGCGCGAGGGGCTCGACATCCCGGAGGTGTCGCTCGTCGCGGTGCTCGACGCCGACAAGGAGGGGTTCCTCCGCTCCGAGGTCTCGCTCATCCAGACCATCGGGCGCGCCGCCCGCAACGTGAACGGGCGCGTGATCCTGTACGCCGACGCGGTGACGGCGTCGATGCGCCGCGCCCTCGACGAGACCGACCGCCGCCGCGAGATCCAGCGCGCCTACAACCTCGAGCACGGCATCACCCCGCAGACGGTGAAGCGCAACATCACCGACCTGCACATGGCCGTGGTGGAGGCGGACTACGTCACCGTGCCGATGGCCGCCGAGGACGGCGCCGAGTACAAGCCGGAGCAGCTCCCCGCCATCGTGGCCGCCCTCGAGCAGGAGATGAAGGAGGCCGCCCGCGCGCTCGAGTTCGAGAAGGCGGCGCAGCTGCGCGATCGCATCCTCGCCCTGAAGGACCTCGAGCTGGGGCTGCCGGCCAAGGCCTCCGGCGTGAAGGGCCTGCTCGGCTCGGGCGCCTTCGCCGGCGCGGCCGCGCTGGGGAAGCTCGGCGGCGCGCGCCGCGCGCAGCAGCGCCGGCGGCGCCGCTGA
- a CDS encoding cold-shock protein, with protein sequence MASGSVKWFNDAKGFGFIQQDGGGEDVFCHHTAIQSQGFRTLQEGQRVEFEVKQGPKGLQAANVRPV encoded by the coding sequence ATGGCGAGCGGTTCCGTGAAGTGGTTCAACGACGCGAAGGGCTTCGGCTTCATCCAGCAGGACGGCGGTGGCGAGGACGTCTTCTGCCACCACACCGCGATCCAGTCCCAGGGTTTCCGGACCCTGCAGGAGGGTCAGCGGGTCGAGTTCGAGGTGAAGCAGGGCCCCAAGGGCCTCCAGGCGGCGAACGTCCGCCCGGTGTAG
- a CDS encoding SRp25 nuclear protein, isoform 3, with translation MAFNPGATKRQKEAARRDKQRRKDEKKEQRKREKVERGPLAPGEDPDIAGIVPGPQPPLED, from the coding sequence ATGGCCTTCAACCCCGGAGCGACGAAGAGGCAGAAGGAGGCGGCGCGCCGCGACAAGCAGCGCCGCAAGGACGAGAAGAAGGAGCAGCGCAAGCGCGAGAAGGTGGAGCGCGGGCCCCTCGCGCCGGGAGAGGACCCGGACATCGCCGGGATCGTCCCCGGGCCGCAGCCGCCGCTCGAGGACTGA